From Blastocatellia bacterium:
GCGCTGCATCAGCCGCATCTTTTCGCGCATGTTCAAGATGATCTCGACGCCCGCGAGGTTCACGCCCAGATCGCGCGTCAGGTTCAAGATCAATTCGAGCTGCTCGATGTCTTCTTCGGTGTAGTAGCGCGTGCCTTTCTCTGAGCGCGATGGCTTAATCAGACCTTCGCGCTCATACATGCGCAGCGTCTGCGGGTGCACGCCATACTGCTCGGCGACGACGCTGATCGTGTACTTTTTGACTTTCTTGTTTCTCGACATGGCTACTCGCTCGCCGTGCGCTCAAGGTCGTCGCCCTTGGCGCCGGTTTTGGTCATTCCCTGCTGTTCGTCTTTCAGCATCTCGACGGCGGCGCGCTTGGCCTTTTCGTTCACCAGGAACTTATCCAATTCCAGCATACCGGCGCGCAGCATCGAATTGCGCGTGTCCGCTAAATCGCGCTCGTACTCGGCGGCGGTGCGATTCTTCAACCGCTGGCGCTCGCGCATGAGCGCCCAGAACCCCAGGGCGATCAACGCCAGCACGGTCAGCCAGACGAGGGCATCGGTCATTGCAACCTCCGCTATTCAAGCCCCATCTCGGCGCGCGGGTTGTCCTGATTGTAGCGCGCAAACTGGTGGAGCAGTTCCTTGGTCTCTTCGCCGATCACCGGCGGCAGGGTGATCTTCACCTCGACGTACTGATCGCCGCGCACACCGCCGGCGCGCAAGCTCGGCGCGCCGCGCTCGCGCAGGCGGAACTTCTGCCCCGACTGCGTGCCCGGCGGCACACGCAGCAGCGCCTTGCCGTCCACGGTCGGCACTTCGATCTTGGCGCCGAGCGCCGCTTCCGGCACAGTGATCGGCACTACACAATGGATGTTGTCGCCGCGCCGCTTGAAATAAGGATGATCGCCGACGTTCGTGATGAGGTAGAGGTCGCCGGGCGGGCCGCCGTACTGACCGGCATGGCCTTTACCGGCCACGCGCACGCGCGAGCCGGTTTCGACGCCCGCAGGGATGCGCGCCATCATAGTTTCACGCTGCGGAGTGATGCCCAGCCCCTGACACTTTGAGCAAGGCTGCGGCACTTTGCCTGAGCCGTTGCAGTTGGCGCAGCGCGCCGCGCCACCGAAGATGCGCTGCTGCTGGCCGCTGCCATTGCAGGTCGGACAGGTCACCGTCTCGCCGGCCGTTTCGCCTTTGCCGAGACAGGCGGCACAGGCTTCGCTGCGCTCGATTTCGAGGCTGGTCGCCTGGCCGCGCATGGCCTCTTCAAAAGTGAGGCTGAGCGCATACTCGATGTCGGCGCCGCGCGTCGGCTGGCGGCGCGGCGTTGCCTGACCGCGCACGCCGCTGAAGATTTCTGAGAAGATGTCGCGGAAGTTGGCGGCACCGAAATTCGAGAAGTCGAACGGCGCGCCCGCCGCCGCGGCGTGCTCCGAGTAGTAACCGAGCCGGTCATAGACCTCGCGCTTCTTCGGGTCCGACAGCACGTCGAAGGCTTCCGAGATCAGCTTGAACTGCTCTTCGGCGTCCTGATCGCCCGGGTTGACGTCCGGGTGATAGCGCCGCGCCAGTCGGCGGTACGCCTTCTTGATCTCGTCGGTCTTCGCGTTGCGCGACACCCCGAGCGCTTTGTAGTAATCGTGGTTCGCAGGCATGGTTAGTGACAAGTGACAAGTGACAAGTGACAAGACCGGACAAGAGAGAGCCAGCTAGTCAGATGATAAACAACCTACGCCGCGCTCCCTCTTGTCACTTGTCACTTGTCACGCCTTTACTTCTTGTCGTCGACGTCAACGAAGTCGGCGTCAATCACGTCGTCGCCGCCCGACGCGCCTGCCGACGCGCCCGCGGCGCCGGTGTCGCCGCCCTGGCCGCCCGCCTGGCCGCCGCCCTGCTGCGACGCTTGCTTGTACATGATCTCGGCCAGGGTGTGCGTCGCTTTCACCAGGTTGTCGTACGCCTTGTTGATCTCGTCGGCGTCATCGACGTCGAGCTTGCCTTTGGCCTCGGCAAGCGCCGATTCGATGTTGCTGACGGTCGCGGCGTCAACCTTGTCGCGATGCTCAGACAAGGTCTTCTCGGTCGAGTAGATCATGCCGTCGAGCTTGTTGCGCGCCTCGATGCGCTCGCGCTGGCGGCGATCATCTTCGGCGTGCGACTCGGCGTCTTTCATCATGCGGTCGATCTCGTCTTTCGACAGGCCCGACGACGCGGTGATGGTGATCTTCTGCTCGCGCCCTGTGCCGAGGTCTTTGGCCGAGACGTTGACGATGCCGTTGGCGTCAATGTCAAAGGCGACTTCGATCTGCGGCACGCCGCGCGGCGCCGGCGGAATGCCGACCAGATGGAACTTGCCGAGGGTGCGGTTCTGCGACGCCATGGAGCGCTCGCCCTGAAGCACATGGACTTCTACGGACGTTTGACTGTCGGAAGCGGTCGAGAAGATTTCCGACTTGCGCGTCGGGATCGTCGTGTTGCGCTCGATCAGCTTGGTGAAGACGCCGCCGAGCGTTTCGATCCCTAAGCTGAGCGGCGTGACGTCCAACAGCAGCAGGTCTTTGACTTCGCCGCCCAGGACGCCCGCCTGAATCGCCGCGCCGACCGCGACCACTTCATCCGGGTTGACGCCCTTGTGCGGCTCTTTGCCGAAGAACTCCTTGACCATCTGCTGCACCTTCGGGATGCGCGTCGAGCCGCCGACCAGCACGACTTCGTCAATCTGACTCGACTTGACGCCGGCGTCGTTGAGCGCGGCACGGCATGGCTCGATGGTGCGTTGCAGAATATCTTCGACCAGTTGCTCGAACTTGGCGCGCGTCAGCTTCATCACCAGGTGCTTCGGCCCCGACTGATCGGCGGTGATAAACGGCAGGTTGATCTCGCTCTCCATCGTCGAAGAGAGTTCGATCTTGGCCTTCTCCGCCGACTCCTTCAGGCGCTGCAACGCCATCTTGTCTTTCGACAGATCGATGCCCTGGTCTTTGCGGAACTCGTCAATGATCCAATCGATCAAGCGCTGATCGATGTTGTCGCCGCCCAGGTGGGTGTCGCCGTTTGTGGATTTCACCTCGACGACGCCTTCGCCGACTTCGAGGATCGAGATGTCAAAGGTGCCGCCGCCGAAGTCGAAGACGGCAATCGTCTCGTCTTTCTTCTTGTCCAAACCGTAGGCGAGCGCCGCGGCGGTCGGCTCGTTGACGATGCGCTTGACGTCGAGACCGGCAATGCGGCCCGCGTCCTTGGTCGCCTGGCGCTGCGAGTCGTTGAAGTAGGCCGGCACGGTGATGACGGCTTCGGTGACTTTCTGGCCGAGAAAGTCTTCCGCCGCCTGCTTGAGTTTCTGGAGGATCATCGCAGAAATCTCCGGCGGCGACCAATCTTTGCCGCCCGCCACGATGCGCACGTCGTTGCCCGCCTGCGTCACCTTGTACGGCACCATCTTCATCTCTTCCGAGACCTCGTCAAAGCGCCGGCCCATAAAGCGCTTGATCGAGTAGATCGTGTTTTCAGGATTGGTGACCGCCTGCCGCTTGGCGACCTGGCCGACCAGCCGGTTGCCATCCTTGGTGAAAGCCACCACCGAGGGCGTCGTCCGCGAGCCTTCCGCGTTGGTGATCACGACCGGCTCGCCCCCCTCCATCACGGCGACAACCGAGTTGGTTGTCCCCAGGTCAATTCCAATGATTTTGCCCATTTTTTAAACGCCTCCAGATTTTAAGGTCAACTTTATCTTAATACTTGAGCGTGTTATTGTCAAGTTTATCTTCAGTAAAACAGTCAGATTTCGGAGAATGGGGTAGGAGATTGATGTGGCGCAAGGCGGTTAGCTTGCGCGAGCCAATGCGCAATCAGATTGCGCCACAGAGTAGGGTTGCTTTAGTCGCCGGCTGGAGGTTTTTTGAAGTGAGCCAGGGTGAATGCGACCGCCGCATAGATGACCAGCAAAGCGCCCGCCGGCACCAGCCAGACGGCCAGTCCGGGGTCGCCTTCCGCGTGCCAGATGCCGGCGACGAAAAAGCCCACAGGCATCAGCACCGCGCCGCTGCGCAAGGCGGTGTGCGCCGCTTTCGGGACCGTGACGCCGCGCTCAAGGACGAGCGCCGCCGCCACCAGCAGGATGCCGAGCAAGGTGCCGTGTGTATGCCCCAGACGGAACAGCTCGCGCCGCTGCGGGTCGCTCAGGTAAGCCGGTATCTTGTAGCCGAGCAGCCCTTCAAGCAGCAGCCCGACAGCCATCCATACGGCGATGCTCGCCCAGCCCTGCCTGAGCAGGCGGTCTGCGGGACTGAGCGCCGCCGGCGGTTTCACGGCGTCGGGCGGAGAGTTCGGTTTCGCTTTGCTCATGGGATCAAGGTCGGGTAGCGATCAGCCGTTCACTTCGCGTATTGATCGGCGCCGAGAAAGTGGAGCGAGACGTAAGGCTCCGTGCCGACGACCCAGCTATCGTGGGCGACCGGCGGAACATAAAAAATCGTCCCCGGCCCAAGCTCGGTGATGTCGCCGTCGGGTGAAGCAACCGTGGCCGTCCCGGAGACGACCATGCCGACGTGCTCGACTTCGCAAAACGCCGTTCCGGCGATGGGGCTGACGTGCTCG
This genomic window contains:
- the dnaK gene encoding molecular chaperone DnaK, whose translation is MGKIIGIDLGTTNSVVAVMEGGEPVVITNAEGSRTTPSVVAFTKDGNRLVGQVAKRQAVTNPENTIYSIKRFMGRRFDEVSEEMKMVPYKVTQAGNDVRIVAGGKDWSPPEISAMILQKLKQAAEDFLGQKVTEAVITVPAYFNDSQRQATKDAGRIAGLDVKRIVNEPTAAALAYGLDKKKDETIAVFDFGGGTFDISILEVGEGVVEVKSTNGDTHLGGDNIDQRLIDWIIDEFRKDQGIDLSKDKMALQRLKESAEKAKIELSSTMESEINLPFITADQSGPKHLVMKLTRAKFEQLVEDILQRTIEPCRAALNDAGVKSSQIDEVVLVGGSTRIPKVQQMVKEFFGKEPHKGVNPDEVVAVGAAIQAGVLGGEVKDLLLLDVTPLSLGIETLGGVFTKLIERNTTIPTRKSEIFSTASDSQTSVEVHVLQGERSMASQNRTLGKFHLVGIPPAPRGVPQIEVAFDIDANGIVNVSAKDLGTGREQKITITASSGLSKDEIDRMMKDAESHAEDDRRQRERIEARNKLDGMIYSTEKTLSEHRDKVDAATVSNIESALAEAKGKLDVDDADEINKAYDNLVKATHTLAEIMYKQASQQGGGQAGGQGGDTGAAGASAGASGGDDVIDADFVDVDDKK
- the dnaJ gene encoding molecular chaperone DnaJ → MPANHDYYKALGVSRNAKTDEIKKAYRRLARRYHPDVNPGDQDAEEQFKLISEAFDVLSDPKKREVYDRLGYYSEHAAAAGAPFDFSNFGAANFRDIFSEIFSGVRGQATPRRQPTRGADIEYALSLTFEEAMRGQATSLEIERSEACAACLGKGETAGETVTCPTCNGSGQQQRIFGGAARCANCNGSGKVPQPCSKCQGLGITPQRETMMARIPAGVETGSRVRVAGKGHAGQYGGPPGDLYLITNVGDHPYFKRRGDNIHCVVPITVPEAALGAKIEVPTVDGKALLRVPPGTQSGQKFRLRERGAPSLRAGGVRGDQYVEVKITLPPVIGEETKELLHQFARYNQDNPRAEMGLE
- a CDS encoding helix-turn-helix transcriptional regulator, whose amino-acid sequence is MSRNKKVKKYTISVVAEQYGVHPQTLRMYEREGLIKPSRSEKGTRYYTEEDIEQLELILNLTRDLGVNLAGVEIILNMREKMRLMQREFENFLQYLHDNIGHEIFRPDEHSKSALVPRRRIELVVKGGRPPER
- a CDS encoding cupin domain-containing protein translates to MLEVVLKRFDNPDEVRLFEKGKLELVRVGNMTVGRATYQPGWKWSEHVSPIAGTAFCEVEHVGMVVSGTATVASPDGDITELGPGTIFYVPPVAHDSWVVGTEPYVSLHFLGADQYAK